One region of Chitinophaga varians genomic DNA includes:
- the cas1b gene encoding type I-B CRISPR-associated endonuclease Cas1b — MKKTYYLFNPGRMSRKDNTLKFTPVDNMGNEGVPKYIPIEGVSDLFCFGALDANSALYNFLGKEQIAVHFFDFYEHYTGSFMPKDYLLAGRMQIEQTNHYMSKSKRLVIARRFVEGAAFNIVKNLRYYQSRGKDLSSIIETIEKLCESVSQAVDIDVLMGVEGNIRQIYYETFNVILNDFSMDGRSKQPPQNEVNALVSFGNMMCYALCLGQIYHTQLNPTISFLHEPGYRRYSLALDVAEIFKPILVDRVIFKVLNKKEIQARDFDVQVNSVLLKDAARKIFVRAFEERLNETIKHRSLNRHVSYKHLVKLECYKLTKHILNMEEYRPFKSWW; from the coding sequence ATGAAGAAAACGTACTACCTTTTCAATCCAGGTCGCATGAGCCGTAAGGACAATACACTTAAGTTTACTCCGGTGGATAACATGGGGAATGAAGGGGTTCCTAAATATATACCCATAGAAGGCGTGTCTGATCTGTTTTGTTTTGGTGCATTGGATGCCAATAGTGCTTTGTATAATTTTTTAGGTAAGGAACAGATTGCTGTACATTTTTTTGATTTTTATGAGCACTATACTGGTAGCTTTATGCCCAAGGATTATTTATTGGCGGGTCGCATGCAGATTGAGCAAACCAATCATTATATGTCGAAAAGTAAACGATTGGTAATTGCACGAAGGTTTGTAGAAGGTGCGGCGTTTAATATTGTAAAAAATCTGCGCTATTATCAGTCACGTGGGAAGGACTTAAGTTCTATAATTGAAACCATCGAGAAACTCTGTGAGTCCGTATCACAGGCAGTCGATATAGATGTGCTGATGGGGGTCGAAGGAAATATCAGGCAGATTTATTATGAGACCTTTAATGTGATATTAAATGATTTTTCGATGGATGGCCGCAGCAAACAGCCTCCGCAAAATGAAGTAAATGCGCTGGTTTCTTTTGGTAATATGATGTGTTATGCGCTTTGCCTGGGGCAAATTTATCATACTCAACTCAATCCGACTATCAGTTTTTTGCACGAGCCTGGATACAGAAGATATTCGCTGGCGTTGGATGTAGCCGAGATATTTAAACCTATTCTGGTTGACAGGGTTATTTTCAAGGTGCTGAATAAAAAGGAAATTCAGGCACGGGACTTTGATGTTCAGGTAAACAGCGTATTATTGAAAGATGCGGCCCGTAAGATATTTGTGAGAGCGTTTGAAGAGCGCCTGAATGAAACTATTAAGCATAGATCACTCAACAGGCATGTTAGTTATAAGCATTTAGTAAAGTTGGAATGCTATAAGCTCACCAAACATATTTTAAATATGGAGGAATATAGGCCCTTTAAAAGTTGGTGGTAA
- a CDS encoding CRISPR-associated protein Cas4, with protein MNITGTHVAYLHTCKRKLWLFANGIQMEYTSDIVADGKLVAETTYLDRSRKYTELAIDGIKIDFFNVKDKIVHEVKKSDKVEVAHVAQLKYYLSVLVRNGIVDPKGVIEYPRLKQKEYVEWNDEFLLQAKQWEDEICLIVQSDICPSIVKKGICKSCSYYELCYIAEV; from the coding sequence ATGAACATCACCGGAACACATGTTGCCTATCTGCATACTTGCAAACGAAAGCTATGGTTGTTTGCTAATGGTATACAAATGGAATATACTTCTGATATAGTTGCTGATGGTAAATTAGTTGCAGAAACTACTTACCTGGACCGATCCAGAAAATATACCGAGTTGGCCATTGATGGAATTAAAATAGATTTCTTCAATGTAAAGGACAAGATAGTTCACGAAGTAAAAAAATCGGATAAAGTGGAAGTTGCGCATGTTGCCCAGTTGAAATATTATCTTAGTGTTTTGGTAAGGAACGGAATTGTTGATCCGAAAGGGGTTATAGAATATCCCAGACTAAAGCAGAAAGAGTACGTTGAATGGAATGATGAATTTTTACTGCAAGCCAAACAATGGGAAGACGAAATTTGCCTGATTGTTCAGAGTGATATTTGTCCATCTATAGTGAAAAAGGGAATTTGTAAGAGTTGTAGTTATTATGAACTCTGTTATATAGCTGAAGTATGA
- the cas2 gene encoding CRISPR-associated endonuclease Cas2, which produces MYVILVYDIGEKRVGKMLKLCRQYLNWIQNSVFEGEITDVKLKELGFRAKEIMKMEEDSLIIFKSRNEKWLDKQILGKEKSEPDIFL; this is translated from the coding sequence ATGTATGTAATTCTGGTTTACGATATTGGAGAGAAACGTGTAGGGAAAATGCTCAAGCTGTGTAGACAGTATTTGAATTGGATACAGAACAGTGTATTTGAAGGGGAAATCACCGATGTGAAGCTAAAAGAGTTAGGCTTCCGGGCAAAGGAAATAATGAAGATGGAAGAGGATAGCCTGATTATTTTCAAAAGTAGAAATGAAAAGTGGCTGGATAAGCAGATCTTAGGAAAGGAAAAGAGCGAGCCGGATATTTTTCTGTAG